One Panthera leo isolate Ple1 chromosome B1, P.leo_Ple1_pat1.1, whole genome shotgun sequence DNA window includes the following coding sequences:
- the SDAD1 gene encoding protein SDA1 homolog, with protein sequence MSNRNNNKLPSNLPQLQNLIKRDPPAYIEEFLQQYNHYKSNVEIFKLQPNKPSKELAELVMFMAQIGHCYPEHLSNFPQELKDLLSYNHTVLDPDLRMTFCKALILLRNKNLINPSSLLELFFELLRCHDKLLRKTLYTHIVTDIKNINAKHKNNKVNMVLQNFMYTMLRDSNATAAKISLDVMIELYRRNIWNDAKTVNVITTACFSKVTKILVAALTFFLGKDEEEKQDSDSESEDEGPTARDLLVQYATGKKSSKNKKRLEKAMKVLKKQKKKKKPEVFNFSAIHLIHDPQDFAEKLLKQLESSKERFEVKMMLMNLISRLVGIHELFLFNFYPFVQRFLQPHQREVTKILLFAAQASHHLVPPEIIQSLLMTVANNFVTDKNSGEVMTVGINAIKEITARCPLAMTEELLQDLAQYKTHKDKNVMMSARTLIQLFRTLNPQMLQKKFRGKPTEASIEARVQEYGELDAKDYIPGAEVLEVEKEENAENDEDGWETTSLSEEADADGEWVDVHHSSDEEQQEISKKLNSMPMDERRAKAAAVSTSRVLTQEDFQKIRMAQMRKELDAAPGKAQKRKHIEIDSDEEPRGELLSLRDIERLHKKPKSDKETRLATAMAGKTDRKEFVRKKTKMNPFSSSTNKEKKKQKNFMMMRYSHNVRSKNKRSFREKQLALRDALLKKRKRMK encoded by the exons ATGTCTAACAGAAACAATAACAAGCTGCCCAGCAACTTGCCGCAGTTACAGAATCTGATCAAGCGGGATCCGCCGGCCTACATCGAGGAG TTTCTACAGCAGTATAATCACTACAAATCCAATGTGGAGATTTTCAAATTACAACCAAATAAACCCAGCAAAGAACTGGCAGAGCTGGTGATGTTTATGGCACAG ATTGGTCACTGCTATCCAGAACATTTAAGTAACTTTCCTCAAGAGCTGAAAGATCTTCTTTCCTACAATCACACTGTCTTGGATCCAGATCTTCGAATG ACATTTTGCAAAGCTTTAATCTTGCTGAGAAACAAGAATCTCATCAATCCATCAAGTTTGCTAGAACTCTTCTTTGAACTTCTGCGTTGCCATGATAAGCTTCTGCGAAAG aCTTTATACACACATATTGTCACTGATATCaagaatataaatgcaaaacacAAGAACAATAAAGTGAACATG GTGTTGCAGAATTTCATGTATACCATGTTAAGAGATAGCAATGCAACTGCAGCCAAGATATCTTTGGATGTGATGATTGAACTCTACAGAAGAAACATCTG GAATGATGCCAAAACTGTCAATGTGATAACAACCGCGTGTTTCTCTAAGGTCACTAAG ATATTAGTTGCTGCTTTGACATTTTTCCTTGGGAAAGATGAAGAGGAGAAACAGGACAGCGACTCAGAGTCTGAG GATGAAGGACCAACAGCAAGAGACCTGCTAGTGCAATATGCCACAGGGAAAAAAAGttccaaaaacaagaaaaggttgGAAAAGGCTATGAAAGTGCTCAAG aaacaaaaaaagaagaaaaaaccagaGGTGTTTAACTTTTCAGCTATTCATTTGATTCATGATCCCCAAG ATTTTGCAGAAAAACTACTAAAGCAGCTAGAGAGCTCTAAGGAGAGGTTTGAGGTGAAAATGATGCTCATGAACCTCATCTCCAGATTGGTGGGAATTCACGAG CTTTTTCTCTTCAACTTCTATCCATTTGTGCAAAGATTTCTGCAGCCCCACCAAAGAG AGGTAACAAAGATTCTTCTGTTTGCTGCCCAAGCATCTCATCACTTAGTACCCCCAGAG ATCATTCAGTCATTGCTCATGACTGTGGCCAACAATTTTGTCACCGACAAGAACTCTGGGGAGGTCATGACAGTAGG aatcaATGCTATAAAAGAGATAACAGCTCGATGTCCTCTAGCCATGACTGAAGAACTTCTCCAAGACCTGGCTCAGTATAAAACACACAAAGATAAGA atgtgatgATGTCTGCTAGAACTTTGATTCAGCTCTTCCGAACACTGAATCCTCAGATGTTGCAAAAGAAATTCCGG ggTAAGCCTACAGAGGCCTCCATAGAAGCAAGAGTGCAAGAATATGGAGAATTAGATGCTAAAGATTACATTCCAGGAGCAGAAGTTCTAGAagttgaaaaagaagagaatgctGAAAACGATGaag ATGGGTGGGAGACCACCAGTCTCAGTGAGGAGGCAGATGCCGATGGTGAGTGGGTTGATGTGCACCACTCTTCTGATGAAGAACAGCAAGAAATC TCCAAGAAGCTCAACAGCATGCCCATGGATGAGCGGAGAGCCAAAGCTGCGGCCGTTAGCACTAGCCGAGTTTTAACTCAGGAAGACTTCCAGAAAATCCGCATGGCCCAAATGAGGAAAGAACTTGACGCTGCACCAGGGAAGGCCCAAAAGAGGAAACACATTGAAATAGATAGTGATGAGGAGCCCAG GGGTGAGTTACTTTCTCTTCGGGACATTGAACGCCTTCATAAaaaaccaaagtctgacaaggaGACAAGACTAGCAACGGCAATG GCTGGGAAGACAGATCGAAAAGAATTtgtgaggaagaaaaccaaaatgaaccCATTTTCTAGTTCcacaaataaagagaagaaaaaacagaagaactTCATGATGATGCGATATAGCCATAATGTCCGGTCAAAGAACAAGCGTTCCTTCCGAGAAAAGCAG CTGGCATTACGAGATGcacttttgaaaaagagaaaaagaatgaagtaa